The Glycine soja cultivar W05 chromosome 8, ASM419377v2, whole genome shotgun sequence genome has a window encoding:
- the LOC114422488 gene encoding uncharacterized protein LOC114422488 isoform X1, protein MASASDLTETERSTAKRLRHVGRKLLKCSSVHKLLQLLDKLELLLSTLEQEPTKPIQESLVPSMKALISDELLRHTDEDVKISVTSCINEITRITAPDVPYDDEQMKEIFKLTVASFEKLSHISGRGYEKALTILNNVNKVRLCLVMLDLECNDLVIEMFQHFLRFIRSDHPHNAIHSVESIMTLILQEIEQISPALLRPLLDSVGIENQTISPMSWSLGQKVISNCAVNLKPYLMKAVESSGRALNEYAQILTDICQNQSESPQCDDSNGAKKTVVQEAENKLDVPKDAEEQVCDVQEAQNKFDVSKEAEEQPCDVQEAQNKLDAPKDAEEQPSDVQEAENKLDAPKDAEEQPCDVQEAENKLNVPKDAEEQLCDETKGHELDITGDRDVKILDDTKSNRRSGTSTMDGEAIKISGSNRRPHSEITKNSKRGNAKANLETDNLESVQEPKSETQLNTVPRKRGRKPNSLMNAEEGYDHSWISRETKPGKSAQSRKARNCSSPYPSSEKPTSRKDKLHRMPKTVSETPVSMQKSENIAEAVQSRRTQNIGTDFPANDTSEGHEALASKPKADENMDAASVNNNILDGRHVKRGQPRKINNTGNQDVHSNSVSMLKEDNLNSLLENTSLDSPTVRLEKESEVKTIRKIKFSVRVDGKLVAPESVAKREPSASCGDEGKHKSSVNVELENIEESRSSVQTDVRKRRRLNATPNKGLNKSSAVKELIVESASKMLGGVKETPQARLRRRHITANVEASDDGNSLVGRRIKVWWPKDKMFYEGVIDSYDPIKGKHKILYADGDVEVLNLKRQRWEPVTVDVVLDEEGLAHQRLAQASDIAEKGKEKSTLESAKGANINSQSSKRRRASASAGISKSVKSADTSAVDLADDSPIIFSRKDSRTPKTKRRV, encoded by the exons ATGGCTTCTGCCAGTGATTTGACAGAGACAGAGAGGAGCACAGCAAAGAGGCTTAGACATGTGGGGAGGAAGCTCCTCAAGTGCTCTTCGGTTCACAAGCTTCTTCAACTCCTTGAT aaATTGGAGCTGCTATTGTCAACCCTGGAGCAAGAACCAACTAAGCCCATTCAAGAATCACTTGTACCTTCAATGAAGGCATTGATTTCTGACGAACTTTTGAGGCACACAGATGAGGATGTTAAGATTTCAGTTACATCTTGCATCAATGAGATTACAAGAATCACTGCACCAGATGTCCCTTATGATGACGAACAAATGAAG GAAATCTTCAAGCTCACAGTGGCATCTTTTGAGAAATTGTCTCACATATCTGGCCGTGGCTATGAAAAAGCACTTACCATACTCAATAATGTCAATAAAGTCCGATTATGCTTGGTCATGCTGGACCTTGAGTGTAATGACCTGGTTATTGAAATGTTTCAGCATTTCTTGAGATTTATAAG GTCAGACCATCCCCACAATGCAATTCATTCGGTGGAATCAATAATGACCCTGATTTTGCAAGAAATTGAACAAATTTCCCCAGCTCTTCTTAGACCTCTGTTGGATAGTGTAGGGATTGAAAATCAG ACCATTTCACCTATGTCTTGGTCATTGGGGCAGAAAGTAATTAGCAACTGTGCTGTTAATCTCAAGCCTTATCTCATGAAGGCAGTGGAGTCCTCAGGCAGAGCGCTAAATGAGTATGCACAAATACTAACTGATATTTGCCAGAACCAATCTGAATCCCCTCAATGTGATGATTCAAATGGTGCTAAGAAGACAGTG GTTCAGGAAGCTGAGAACAAACTTGATGTTCCTAAAGATGCAGAGGAACAAGTGTGTGAT GTTCAGGAAGCTCAGAACAAGTTTGATGTTTCTAAAGAGGCAGAGGAACAACCATGTGAT GTTCAGGAAGCTCAGAACAAGCTTGATGCTCCTAAAGATGCAGAGGAACAACCAAGTGAT GTTCAGGAAGCTGAGAACAAACTTGATGCTCCTAAAGATGCAGAGGAACAACCATGTGAC GTTCAGGAAGCTGAGAACAAACTTAATGTTCCTAAAGATGCAGAGGAACAACTGTGTGAT GAAACCAAGGGGCATGAACTGGATATTACTGGTGACAGAGATGTCAAAATTTTGGATGATACAAAGTCAAACAGAAGAAGTGGTACTTCTACTATGGATGGTGAAGCAATAAAAATATCTGGTTCAAATAGGAGACCACATTCTGAAATAACTAAGAACTCCAAAAGAGGAAATGCGAAAGCCAATTTGGAAACTGACAATTTAGAGTCTGTTCAGGAACCAAAATCAGAAACGCAGTTGAATACTGTGCCAAGGAAGAGGGGCCGTAAGCCTAATTCTTTAATGAATGCTGAGGAAGGCTATGATCACTCATGGATTTCTCGGGAAACAAAACCTGGGAAATCAGCTCAATCCAGAAAGGCTCGCAATTGCAGCTCTCCTTATCCATCTTCTGAAAAACCTACTTCCAGAAAGGATAAGTTGCATAGAATGCCTAAAACTGTAAGTGAAACTCCAGTTTCCATGCAGAAAAGTGAGAACATAGCAGAAGCTGTCCAATCCAGAAGGACTCAAAATATTGGCACTGATTTTCCAGCTAATGATACAAGCGAAGGTCATGAAGCTTTAGCTTCTAAACCTAAAGCTGATGAGAATATGGATGCTGCTTCTGTAAATAATAACATTCTTGATGGACGTCATGTCAAACGTGGCCAgccaaggaaaataaataacacTGGGAATCAAGATGTTCATTCCAATTCTGTGTCAATGTTAAAGGAAGACAACTTGAATTCTCTTCTTGAGAATACTTCTTTGGATTCCCCAACAGTTAGGTTGGAAAAGGAATCTGAAGTAAAAACCATTAGGAAAATCAAATTTTCTGTAAGGGTTGATGGGAAACTTGTGGCTCCAGAATCAGTTGCTAAGAGGGAACCTAGCGCTTCTTGTGGAGATGAGGGAAAACACAAGTCATCTGTGAATGTTGAGCTAGAAAATATAGAAGAGAGCAGATCCTCAGTTCAAACAGATGTTAGGAAAAGGAGGAGGCTTAATGCTACTCCTAATAAGGGTCTCAACAAATCATCAGCTGTGAAG GAACTGATTGTAGAATCTGCAAGTAAAATGTTAGGTGGTGTCAAGGAAACCCCACAAGCAAGGTTGAGGAGAAGACACATTACTGCGAATGTAGAG GCGTCTGATGATGGTAACTCATTGGTTGGTAGAAGGATCAAGGTCTGGTGGCCGAAGGATAAGAT GTTTTATGAAGGTGTTATTGATTCTTATGATCCTATCAAAGGAAAGCACAAG ATTTTGTATGCCGATGGTGATGTTGAAGTGTTGAACCTCAAAAGACAGCGTTGGGAACCAGTTACTGTTGATGTTGTGTTAGATGAG GAAGGACTTGCACATCAGAGGCTTGCACAAGCATCAGACAT AGCAGAAAAGGGCAAGGAAAAATCCACGTTGGAGTCTGCCAAGGGTGCAAACATCAATTCTCAGTCCAG TAAGAGAAGAAGAGCTTCAGCTTCTGCCGGCATCTCCAAATCTGTGAAATCTGCGGATACTTCTGCTGTTGATTTAGCTGATGATTCACCTATAATTTTTAGCAGAAAAGACTCTAGGACGCCTAAAACCAAAAGAAGGGTGTAA
- the LOC114422488 gene encoding uncharacterized protein LOC114422488 isoform X2: MASASDLTETERSTAKRLRHVGRKLLKCSSVHKLLQLLDKLELLLSTLEQEPTKPIQESLVPSMKALISDELLRHTDEDVKISVTSCINEITRITAPDVPYDDEQMKEIFKLTVASFEKLSHISGRGYEKALTILNNVNKVRLCLVMLDLECNDLVIEMFQHFLRFIRSDHPHNAIHSVESIMTLILQEIEQISPALLRPLLDSVGIENQAVESSGRALNEYAQILTDICQNQSESPQCDDSNGAKKTVVQEAENKLDVPKDAEEQVCDVQEAQNKFDVSKEAEEQPCDVQEAQNKLDAPKDAEEQPSDVQEAENKLDAPKDAEEQPCDVQEAENKLNVPKDAEEQLCDETKGHELDITGDRDVKILDDTKSNRRSGTSTMDGEAIKISGSNRRPHSEITKNSKRGNAKANLETDNLESVQEPKSETQLNTVPRKRGRKPNSLMNAEEGYDHSWISRETKPGKSAQSRKARNCSSPYPSSEKPTSRKDKLHRMPKTVSETPVSMQKSENIAEAVQSRRTQNIGTDFPANDTSEGHEALASKPKADENMDAASVNNNILDGRHVKRGQPRKINNTGNQDVHSNSVSMLKEDNLNSLLENTSLDSPTVRLEKESEVKTIRKIKFSVRVDGKLVAPESVAKREPSASCGDEGKHKSSVNVELENIEESRSSVQTDVRKRRRLNATPNKGLNKSSAVKELIVESASKMLGGVKETPQARLRRRHITANVEASDDGNSLVGRRIKVWWPKDKMFYEGVIDSYDPIKGKHKILYADGDVEVLNLKRQRWEPVTVDVVLDEEGLAHQRLAQASDIAEKGKEKSTLESAKGANINSQSSKRRRASASAGISKSVKSADTSAVDLADDSPIIFSRKDSRTPKTKRRV; this comes from the exons ATGGCTTCTGCCAGTGATTTGACAGAGACAGAGAGGAGCACAGCAAAGAGGCTTAGACATGTGGGGAGGAAGCTCCTCAAGTGCTCTTCGGTTCACAAGCTTCTTCAACTCCTTGAT aaATTGGAGCTGCTATTGTCAACCCTGGAGCAAGAACCAACTAAGCCCATTCAAGAATCACTTGTACCTTCAATGAAGGCATTGATTTCTGACGAACTTTTGAGGCACACAGATGAGGATGTTAAGATTTCAGTTACATCTTGCATCAATGAGATTACAAGAATCACTGCACCAGATGTCCCTTATGATGACGAACAAATGAAG GAAATCTTCAAGCTCACAGTGGCATCTTTTGAGAAATTGTCTCACATATCTGGCCGTGGCTATGAAAAAGCACTTACCATACTCAATAATGTCAATAAAGTCCGATTATGCTTGGTCATGCTGGACCTTGAGTGTAATGACCTGGTTATTGAAATGTTTCAGCATTTCTTGAGATTTATAAG GTCAGACCATCCCCACAATGCAATTCATTCGGTGGAATCAATAATGACCCTGATTTTGCAAGAAATTGAACAAATTTCCCCAGCTCTTCTTAGACCTCTGTTGGATAGTGTAGGGATTGAAAATCAG GCAGTGGAGTCCTCAGGCAGAGCGCTAAATGAGTATGCACAAATACTAACTGATATTTGCCAGAACCAATCTGAATCCCCTCAATGTGATGATTCAAATGGTGCTAAGAAGACAGTG GTTCAGGAAGCTGAGAACAAACTTGATGTTCCTAAAGATGCAGAGGAACAAGTGTGTGAT GTTCAGGAAGCTCAGAACAAGTTTGATGTTTCTAAAGAGGCAGAGGAACAACCATGTGAT GTTCAGGAAGCTCAGAACAAGCTTGATGCTCCTAAAGATGCAGAGGAACAACCAAGTGAT GTTCAGGAAGCTGAGAACAAACTTGATGCTCCTAAAGATGCAGAGGAACAACCATGTGAC GTTCAGGAAGCTGAGAACAAACTTAATGTTCCTAAAGATGCAGAGGAACAACTGTGTGAT GAAACCAAGGGGCATGAACTGGATATTACTGGTGACAGAGATGTCAAAATTTTGGATGATACAAAGTCAAACAGAAGAAGTGGTACTTCTACTATGGATGGTGAAGCAATAAAAATATCTGGTTCAAATAGGAGACCACATTCTGAAATAACTAAGAACTCCAAAAGAGGAAATGCGAAAGCCAATTTGGAAACTGACAATTTAGAGTCTGTTCAGGAACCAAAATCAGAAACGCAGTTGAATACTGTGCCAAGGAAGAGGGGCCGTAAGCCTAATTCTTTAATGAATGCTGAGGAAGGCTATGATCACTCATGGATTTCTCGGGAAACAAAACCTGGGAAATCAGCTCAATCCAGAAAGGCTCGCAATTGCAGCTCTCCTTATCCATCTTCTGAAAAACCTACTTCCAGAAAGGATAAGTTGCATAGAATGCCTAAAACTGTAAGTGAAACTCCAGTTTCCATGCAGAAAAGTGAGAACATAGCAGAAGCTGTCCAATCCAGAAGGACTCAAAATATTGGCACTGATTTTCCAGCTAATGATACAAGCGAAGGTCATGAAGCTTTAGCTTCTAAACCTAAAGCTGATGAGAATATGGATGCTGCTTCTGTAAATAATAACATTCTTGATGGACGTCATGTCAAACGTGGCCAgccaaggaaaataaataacacTGGGAATCAAGATGTTCATTCCAATTCTGTGTCAATGTTAAAGGAAGACAACTTGAATTCTCTTCTTGAGAATACTTCTTTGGATTCCCCAACAGTTAGGTTGGAAAAGGAATCTGAAGTAAAAACCATTAGGAAAATCAAATTTTCTGTAAGGGTTGATGGGAAACTTGTGGCTCCAGAATCAGTTGCTAAGAGGGAACCTAGCGCTTCTTGTGGAGATGAGGGAAAACACAAGTCATCTGTGAATGTTGAGCTAGAAAATATAGAAGAGAGCAGATCCTCAGTTCAAACAGATGTTAGGAAAAGGAGGAGGCTTAATGCTACTCCTAATAAGGGTCTCAACAAATCATCAGCTGTGAAG GAACTGATTGTAGAATCTGCAAGTAAAATGTTAGGTGGTGTCAAGGAAACCCCACAAGCAAGGTTGAGGAGAAGACACATTACTGCGAATGTAGAG GCGTCTGATGATGGTAACTCATTGGTTGGTAGAAGGATCAAGGTCTGGTGGCCGAAGGATAAGAT GTTTTATGAAGGTGTTATTGATTCTTATGATCCTATCAAAGGAAAGCACAAG ATTTTGTATGCCGATGGTGATGTTGAAGTGTTGAACCTCAAAAGACAGCGTTGGGAACCAGTTACTGTTGATGTTGTGTTAGATGAG GAAGGACTTGCACATCAGAGGCTTGCACAAGCATCAGACAT AGCAGAAAAGGGCAAGGAAAAATCCACGTTGGAGTCTGCCAAGGGTGCAAACATCAATTCTCAGTCCAG TAAGAGAAGAAGAGCTTCAGCTTCTGCCGGCATCTCCAAATCTGTGAAATCTGCGGATACTTCTGCTGTTGATTTAGCTGATGATTCACCTATAATTTTTAGCAGAAAAGACTCTAGGACGCCTAAAACCAAAAGAAGGGTGTAA
- the LOC114423970 gene encoding uncharacterized protein LOC114423970, whose product MLQRFKQLKKGLQEMIISDQWSSYKEDDVAKAKFVKDTLLNDKWWDKVDYILSFTSPIYDVLRRTGPEASSLHLVYEMWDSMIEKVKNAIYQYERKEESEESTFYKVVHSILIDRWTKSNTHLHCLAHSLNPRYYSHKWLSEDSNRVPPHQDLELTRERLKCFKRFFLDVDVRRKVNIEFANFSDGREGFDDLDSLNDRGQMDPKAWWLVHGVNAPILQKVTLKLLAQPCSSSCCERN is encoded by the exons ATGCTCCAGAGATTCAAGCAATTGAAGAAAGGACTCCAAGAGATGATCATTAGTGACCAATGGTCTTCTTATAAGGAAGATGATGTTGCAAAGGCTAAATTTGTGAAAGATACTTTGTTGAATGATAAATGGTGGGATAAGGTTGattatattctttctttcactaGCCCTATCTATGATGTTCTTAGAAGAACTGGTCCAGAAGCTTCATCTCTCCATCTAGTATATGAAATGTGGGATTCAATGATTGAAAAGGTGAAGAATGCCATATATCAATATGAGAGAAAGGAGGAGAGTGAAGAATCAACCTTTTATAAGGTAGTGCACTCCATATTAATTGACCGTTGGACTAAGAGTAACACTCATCTCCATTGTTTAGCTCATTCCTTAAATCCAAG ataTTATAGTCATAAATGGCTAAGTGAAGATTCTAATCGAGTTCCTCCACATCAAGACTTGGAACTCACTCGTGAAAGATTAAAATGCTTCAAGAGGttctttcttgatgtggatgtaagGAGGAAAGTGAATATTGAGTTTGCCAACTTCTCGGATGGAAGAGAAGGTTTTGatgatcttgattctttaaaTGATAGAGGTCAAATGGATCCAAAAGCTTGGTGGCTAGTTCATGGCGTTAATGCTCCAATACTTCAAAAGGTTACCCTTAAGCTACTTGCGCAACCTTGTTCATCTTCATGTTGTGAAAGGAATTGA